In Microbacterium pumilum, the following proteins share a genomic window:
- a CDS encoding helicase, protein MPGALGAAAIVGVAAALTVGLATGGSAAVFGQRLAGAADAAALAGADAASGAVIAVPCEVADLLAASSGAALASCEVVGLEVTVTVSASFGPLAATASARAGPPG, encoded by the coding sequence ATGCCGGGCGCACTGGGAGCGGCGGCGATCGTCGGCGTCGCGGCTGCCCTGACCGTCGGGCTCGCGACCGGCGGGTCGGCAGCCGTGTTCGGTCAGCGTCTGGCCGGGGCCGCGGATGCTGCCGCCCTCGCCGGGGCCGACGCGGCATCCGGTGCCGTCATCGCGGTTCCGTGCGAGGTCGCCGACCTTCTCGCAGCGTCGTCCGGGGCCGCGCTCGCGAGCTGCGAGGTCGTCGGGCTGGAGGTGACGGTGACGGTCTCGGCGAGCTTCGGGCCGCTTGCCGCGACCGCTTCGGCTCGTGCCGGGCCGCCGGGCTGA
- a CDS encoding TadE family type IV pilus minor pilin, translating to MIWRGDDRGSVVAEFAVALPAVVLVLVLGVGALSSSAQHVRLQDAVADAARLAARGEPVERVHAVVADAVAGASSSIEARGDLVCVIGSAPSSGLPLTLTASSCALAGGL from the coding sequence GTGATCTGGCGCGGTGACGATCGGGGATCGGTCGTCGCCGAGTTCGCGGTGGCGCTGCCCGCGGTCGTGCTCGTGCTCGTGTTGGGCGTGGGTGCGCTGAGTTCGAGCGCACAGCATGTGCGCCTGCAGGATGCCGTGGCGGACGCTGCTCGCCTCGCGGCGCGCGGCGAGCCGGTCGAGCGCGTCCACGCCGTCGTCGCCGATGCGGTCGCCGGAGCGAGCAGCTCGATCGAGGCTCGCGGCGACCTTGTCTGCGTGATCGGCTCGGCACCGTCATCCGGGTTGCCGTTGACGCTCACGGCGTCCAGCTGCGCGCTCGCCGGCGGCCTCTGA
- the tmk gene encoding dTMP kinase has product MTGNGLFVTFEGGDGVGKTTQAALLEEWLTAEGSTVVRTREPGGTEVGLLVRDIVLHHRGEIAPRAEALLYAADRAHHIETVVRPALARGEVVIQDRYLDSSVAYQGAGRVLGRDEVRDLSLWATGGLLPDLTVLLDLDPGAARHRLDADDKPFDRLESEQDDFHSRVRAEFLALAAAEPDRFLVLDASRPAAELAADIRGRVGLLLR; this is encoded by the coding sequence GTGACGGGGAACGGCCTCTTCGTCACCTTCGAAGGCGGCGACGGCGTCGGCAAGACGACGCAGGCCGCTCTGCTCGAGGAGTGGCTGACGGCCGAAGGCTCGACGGTGGTGCGCACGCGCGAGCCAGGCGGCACCGAGGTCGGGCTGCTGGTGCGAGACATCGTGCTGCACCATCGCGGCGAGATCGCCCCCCGCGCCGAGGCGCTGCTGTATGCGGCCGACCGCGCCCACCACATCGAGACCGTGGTCCGCCCCGCTCTCGCGCGCGGCGAGGTGGTCATCCAGGACCGCTACCTCGACTCGTCGGTGGCGTACCAGGGCGCGGGGCGCGTGCTGGGCCGCGATGAGGTGCGCGACTTGTCGCTCTGGGCCACAGGCGGTCTGCTGCCGGACCTCACGGTGCTCCTGGATCTCGACCCCGGCGCAGCGCGCCACCGCCTCGACGCCGACGACAAGCCCTTCGACCGGCTCGAGTCCGAGCAGGACGACTTCCACAGCCGCGTCCGTGCCGAATTCCTGGCGCTCGCCGCCGCAGAGCCGGACCGCTTCCTCGTGCTGGACGCCTCCCGCCCCGCCGCCGAGCTGGCCGCCGACATCCGCGGCCGCGTCGGGCTGCTGCTTCGTTGA
- a CDS encoding DNA polymerase III subunit delta', whose product MESPAIATAAAEPWGAVWGQSDAVAALQEAATDPAAMTHAWLITGPPGSGRSTLAYAFAAALIAEEGDVLAMRQVLAGTHPDLTALRTEGVIISIKDARALVERSYFSPSLGRYRVIVMEDADRMTERTSNVLLKALEEPPERTVWLLCAPSDADLLPTIRSRVRTLRLREPDVADVAALISQRTGVDAAIAEQSARHAQRHIGMAQRLATDAAARARRDDTLRAVLSVRGVGDAVEVAGRIVLAATDDAKGLTAERDAAERASLLHTLGLVDGAPVPPAVRAQLSALEDDQKRRATRSLRDGLDRVLTDLESMFRDVLMVQFGRDGELINLELEPELRSVAGAWSAERTLTVVDRIAETRRNLEQNAAPALALESMLVTVASGRTP is encoded by the coding sequence ATGGAGTCTCCCGCGATCGCGACTGCTGCCGCGGAGCCGTGGGGCGCAGTGTGGGGTCAGTCCGACGCCGTCGCGGCGCTGCAGGAAGCCGCGACAGACCCGGCGGCCATGACCCACGCGTGGCTCATCACGGGCCCTCCCGGTTCGGGCCGCTCGACACTGGCATACGCCTTTGCGGCAGCCCTCATCGCCGAAGAAGGCGACGTCTTGGCGATGCGCCAGGTGCTCGCCGGCACCCACCCCGACTTGACGGCGCTGCGCACTGAGGGCGTCATCATCTCGATCAAGGACGCCCGCGCGCTGGTCGAGCGCTCCTACTTCTCGCCCTCGCTCGGGCGCTACCGCGTCATCGTGATGGAAGATGCCGATCGCATGACCGAGCGGACATCCAACGTCCTGCTGAAGGCACTCGAGGAGCCGCCGGAGCGCACGGTATGGCTGCTCTGCGCGCCGAGCGACGCCGACCTGCTGCCCACGATCCGCTCCCGGGTGCGGACGCTGCGACTTCGCGAGCCCGATGTGGCCGATGTCGCGGCGCTCATCTCGCAGCGCACCGGTGTCGACGCCGCCATCGCCGAGCAGTCCGCCCGCCACGCTCAGCGTCACATCGGCATGGCGCAGCGGCTGGCGACGGATGCTGCGGCCCGCGCGCGCCGGGATGACACCCTCCGGGCGGTGCTGAGCGTCCGCGGCGTCGGCGACGCGGTCGAGGTCGCCGGCCGCATCGTGCTCGCAGCGACCGACGATGCCAAGGGACTCACCGCCGAGCGCGATGCGGCGGAGCGCGCAAGCCTGCTGCACACCCTCGGGCTCGTTGACGGGGCGCCGGTGCCCCCCGCCGTGCGCGCTCAGCTGTCGGCCCTCGAAGACGACCAGAAGCGGCGGGCGACCCGGAGTCTGCGCGACGGCCTCGACCGCGTGCTGACAGATCTCGAGTCGATGTTCCGCGATGTGCTCATGGTGCAGTTCGGTCGCGACGGCGAACTCATCAACCTCGAGCTCGAGCCGGAGCTCCGCTCGGTCGCGGGCGCCTGGAGCGCCGAACGAACGTTGACGGTCGTCGACCGCATCGCCGAGACGCGGCGCAATCTCGAACAGAACGCCGCCCCGGCCCTCGCCCTCGAAAGCATGCTCGTGACCGTCGCGAGCGGAAGGACCCCGTGA
- a CDS encoding alpha/beta hydrolase, producing the protein MKRSPHRARRVVAVIAGLAAASLALSGCLYSLIPEAAPLPTTSAAPDTSGVPAELLPYYEQAIDWSSCNETFECAMVRAPLDWSDPTGRDIELSIIRSRAEAGPAMGSLLVNPGGPGASGVALIRDSVGFAVGDAVRASYDVVGFDPRGVGGSTAVTCLDAAGMDSYLYDIPSGTRGSDAWIDDLVDANRRFADACEANSDGILPFLTTQNAARDMDLLRGVLGDPRLNYLGYSYGTFLGATYAELFPERVGRLVLDGAVDPSVSILDVEVTQAAGFESALRAYMADCLAKDDCPFRGTVDDAMADLGTLLASVDLDPLRASDGRKLGADSLKMAIIAALYSQDSWEYLTIALTDALAGNPDVAFYLADFYYNRERGAYADNSTEAFVAYNCMDFPVGASGEERAAAEAAIAEKAPTIAPYWLSGANVCAEWPHQATGVREKITADGAAPIVVVGTTNDPATPYAWAVALADQLSSGTLITRVGEGHTGYNKGNGCVDTAVEAYLLDGTVPQDGLRCE; encoded by the coding sequence GTGAAACGCTCCCCACATCGCGCTCGACGCGTCGTCGCCGTGATCGCGGGCCTGGCTGCCGCATCCCTCGCACTCAGCGGATGTCTGTACTCCCTGATCCCCGAGGCCGCTCCGCTGCCCACCACGAGTGCGGCCCCCGATACCTCTGGTGTTCCGGCTGAGCTTCTCCCGTACTACGAGCAGGCGATCGACTGGTCGAGCTGCAACGAGACGTTCGAGTGCGCCATGGTGCGGGCACCGCTCGACTGGTCGGATCCAACGGGACGTGACATCGAACTGTCGATCATCCGCAGCCGCGCGGAGGCGGGTCCCGCCATGGGATCTCTCCTGGTGAACCCCGGCGGACCAGGTGCCAGCGGGGTCGCGCTGATCCGCGATTCGGTCGGATTCGCGGTGGGCGACGCGGTTCGCGCCTCATACGATGTCGTGGGGTTCGACCCCCGAGGGGTCGGCGGATCCACAGCGGTGACGTGCCTCGACGCCGCAGGTATGGACTCCTACCTGTACGACATCCCGTCCGGGACGCGGGGGTCGGACGCCTGGATCGACGATCTCGTGGATGCCAATCGCCGGTTCGCCGACGCATGCGAGGCGAACAGCGACGGCATCCTTCCCTTCCTCACGACGCAGAACGCAGCGCGCGACATGGATCTGCTTCGTGGCGTCCTCGGAGATCCGCGGCTCAACTACCTCGGCTACTCGTACGGCACCTTCCTCGGGGCGACCTATGCCGAGCTGTTCCCGGAGCGCGTCGGGCGGCTCGTGCTCGATGGGGCGGTCGACCCGTCGGTGTCGATCCTCGACGTCGAAGTCACTCAGGCGGCAGGCTTCGAGTCCGCACTCCGGGCGTACATGGCTGACTGCCTCGCAAAGGACGACTGCCCATTCCGGGGCACAGTCGACGACGCGATGGCCGACCTCGGCACCCTGCTCGCGAGCGTAGACCTTGATCCTCTGCGTGCTTCTGACGGCCGGAAGCTCGGCGCGGACAGCCTGAAGATGGCGATCATCGCTGCGCTGTACTCGCAAGACAGCTGGGAGTACCTGACGATCGCGCTCACCGACGCGCTCGCGGGAAATCCGGACGTGGCCTTCTATCTCGCGGACTTCTACTACAACCGCGAGAGGGGCGCATACGCCGACAACAGCACTGAGGCATTCGTGGCCTACAACTGCATGGACTTCCCGGTGGGTGCGAGCGGAGAAGAGAGAGCCGCGGCCGAGGCTGCCATCGCGGAGAAGGCCCCGACGATCGCTCCCTACTGGTTGTCGGGAGCGAACGTCTGCGCCGAGTGGCCTCACCAGGCGACCGGCGTGCGCGAGAAGATCACTGCGGATGGCGCGGCACCGATCGTTGTCGTCGGCACGACCAACGACCCGGCGACCCCATACGCGTGGGCGGTCGCCCTCGCCGACCAGCTGTCGTCGGGCACGCTCATCACGCGCGTCGGGGAGGGCCACACCGGCTACAACAAGGGCAATGGCTGCGTCGACACCGCGGTGGAGGCCTACCTGCTCGACGGCACCGTGCCGCAGGACGGACTGCGCTGCGAGTAG
- a CDS encoding EamA family transporter — translation MTPKLIPMISASLALVGALIYGSSDFLGGLAAKRLRSIFVTAVSAASGLAALIVALPFVTGLWSLTDVTWGVLAGTVAVIAIALLYACLAIGPMSILSPLTAVVSAIAPMLWGLLVNGETLGLVGYLGLGVALVAVVLVGFIPGQQVVRTTARGLVMAVGAGLAIGAFLILIDQTSSESGVVPLVMSRTTSLVITAIVVGGLVVAAVRRGGTVSSALDAAGPVLGATPSGHADLEHATMRATESAPQQTRTRAIWLAIACGVIDAFANVLMLVALRTGDLAIVSALTALYPAGTILLAGIVLRERVAAVQWVGLALALVAGGMLALA, via the coding sequence GTGACACCTAAGCTGATCCCGATGATCTCGGCATCCCTCGCGCTGGTCGGCGCACTCATCTACGGCTCATCGGACTTTCTCGGCGGGCTGGCTGCCAAGCGACTGCGCTCGATCTTCGTCACCGCCGTGTCCGCAGCATCCGGCCTCGCGGCACTGATCGTCGCCCTGCCCTTCGTCACCGGTCTCTGGAGCCTCACCGACGTCACCTGGGGGGTGCTCGCGGGCACGGTCGCGGTGATCGCGATCGCACTGCTGTACGCGTGCCTCGCGATCGGGCCGATGAGCATACTGTCGCCGTTGACGGCCGTGGTGTCGGCGATCGCTCCGATGCTGTGGGGTCTGCTCGTCAACGGCGAGACTCTGGGGCTCGTCGGCTACCTGGGCCTCGGCGTCGCCCTCGTCGCAGTCGTGCTGGTGGGGTTCATCCCGGGGCAGCAGGTGGTGCGGACGACCGCGCGCGGCCTCGTGATGGCGGTCGGTGCGGGGCTCGCGATCGGGGCATTCCTCATCCTCATCGATCAGACGAGCAGCGAAAGCGGAGTCGTGCCGCTCGTCATGAGCCGCACGACGAGCCTCGTGATCACGGCGATCGTCGTGGGCGGCCTCGTCGTGGCCGCGGTGCGCCGGGGAGGCACCGTGTCGTCGGCACTGGATGCCGCAGGCCCGGTGCTGGGTGCGACGCCGAGCGGCCACGCCGACCTCGAGCACGCGACGATGCGCGCCACGGAGTCCGCACCGCAGCAGACGCGCACCCGCGCGATCTGGCTTGCGATCGCCTGCGGTGTGATCGATGCATTCGCCAACGTCCTGATGCTCGTCGCGCTGCGCACCGGCGACCTCGCGATCGTCTCGGCACTGACCGCCCTCTACCCGGCGGGCACGATCCTTCTCGCAGGGATCGTGCTCCGCGAGAGGGTCGCCGCGGTGCAGTGGGTGGGCCTGGCTCTCGCGCTCGTCGCCGGCGGGATGCTGGCGCTGGCATGA
- a CDS encoding DUF4244 domain-containing protein, producing the protein MSIPPLTHRRAARLFTDDTGAATAEYAIATMAAVAFAGLLVVIMRSDEVRGILTDLVRRALTVA; encoded by the coding sequence ATGTCCATTCCCCCTCTCACACATCGCCGCGCCGCACGACTGTTCACCGACGACACCGGAGCGGCCACTGCCGAGTACGCCATCGCGACGATGGCGGCCGTCGCCTTCGCCGGACTGCTCGTGGTCATCATGCGCAGCGACGAGGTGCGCGGCATCCTCACCGACCTCGTGCGCCGCGCACTGACCGTCGCGTGA
- a CDS encoding MMPL family transporter: MSHPHRAARGPSRWLRIGIPVLLALIWLVGGSIGGPYFGKVDEVSTNDRSSFLPESADATQVNERLPDFLGDDSIPAVIVVTGDGELSESELADIQTLADDAAGVNGVLDGVSPPVESEDGEAAQIFVPVDSSGEVSAIVTDIRALVDELPDGLEGWVTGPAGFTADLVAGFLGIDGLLLGVALLAVFIILVIVYRSPLLPILVLMTSLFALCVALLTVWWLAYAGVFVLNGQVQGILFILVIGAATDYALLNVARFRESIAAGAGRWEATTQAWRGAFEPILAAGGTVIAGLLCLLLSDLATNRALGPIASIGIAFSVLSALTFLPALLALVGRAAFWPFIPKAPIATIPDDLTQPVKGLWPRQARFIARHTRVVWIVCTVVLLIGAAGVLQLKADGVPSSDLVLGASEARDGQEVLAEHFPAGSGSPVYVIVPEADVANAVEVMDASDGIESVAAASDDSPSGQAAIEVQDGEPVYTAPQPPGTPAPEPTVSEGDVLLVGTLSDAADSIEAEQTVRQLRTDLDEALGAGVALVGGETATDIDSNDTSIRDRTVIIPVILAVILVILMLLLRSILAPVLLILTVILSFATALGVSAVVFDYAFGFPGADPAVPLYGFVFLVALGVDYNIFLMSRVREETLGHGTRRGILRGLVATGGVITSAGLVLAATFAALGVIPILFLAQIAFIVAFGVLLDTFVVRSLLVPALSYDIGRLIWWPSKLWRADAEHPLAEQPTDAEPRIADPGVAEPVEAAVAAGSMTRAEYRRTLES; the protein is encoded by the coding sequence ATGTCACATCCCCACCGAGCCGCACGAGGGCCCAGCCGGTGGCTGCGCATCGGCATCCCGGTTCTTCTCGCCTTGATCTGGCTCGTGGGCGGTTCGATCGGCGGGCCGTACTTCGGCAAGGTCGACGAGGTCTCGACGAATGATCGCTCGTCGTTCCTCCCCGAAAGCGCCGATGCCACCCAGGTGAACGAGCGGCTGCCCGACTTCCTCGGAGACGACAGCATCCCCGCAGTGATCGTCGTCACCGGCGACGGCGAACTGAGCGAATCCGAGCTGGCCGACATCCAGACCCTCGCCGACGATGCCGCCGGTGTGAACGGCGTGCTGGACGGGGTGTCGCCACCCGTGGAGTCGGAGGACGGCGAGGCAGCCCAGATCTTCGTCCCGGTCGACTCCTCGGGCGAGGTCAGCGCCATCGTGACGGACATCCGCGCGCTCGTCGATGAGCTGCCGGACGGCCTCGAAGGCTGGGTGACGGGACCCGCGGGGTTCACGGCCGACCTCGTCGCCGGCTTCCTCGGAATCGACGGACTCCTCCTCGGAGTGGCGCTGCTCGCGGTGTTCATCATCCTCGTGATCGTGTACCGGTCGCCGCTGCTGCCGATCCTCGTGCTCATGACGTCGCTTTTCGCGCTGTGTGTGGCCCTGCTCACCGTGTGGTGGCTCGCGTATGCCGGCGTCTTCGTGCTGAACGGGCAGGTGCAGGGCATCCTGTTCATCCTCGTGATCGGCGCTGCGACCGACTACGCGTTGCTGAACGTCGCCCGTTTCCGCGAGTCGATCGCCGCCGGCGCAGGCAGATGGGAGGCCACGACGCAGGCCTGGCGCGGTGCCTTCGAGCCGATCCTCGCTGCGGGCGGCACCGTGATCGCCGGCCTGCTGTGCCTCCTCCTGTCAGACCTCGCAACGAACCGCGCCCTGGGCCCGATCGCATCGATCGGCATCGCATTCTCGGTGCTCTCGGCGCTCACGTTCCTCCCTGCGCTGCTTGCGCTCGTCGGTCGTGCCGCATTCTGGCCGTTCATCCCCAAGGCGCCGATCGCCACGATCCCGGATGACCTCACCCAGCCGGTCAAGGGTCTCTGGCCCCGACAGGCCCGATTCATCGCCCGCCACACGAGGGTGGTGTGGATCGTGTGCACGGTGGTGCTGCTCATCGGGGCTGCGGGTGTGCTTCAGCTCAAGGCCGATGGTGTCCCGTCGAGTGACCTGGTCCTCGGCGCGTCCGAAGCCCGTGATGGGCAGGAGGTGCTCGCCGAGCACTTCCCGGCGGGCTCCGGCAGTCCGGTCTATGTCATCGTTCCCGAGGCGGATGTCGCGAACGCCGTCGAAGTGATGGATGCCAGTGACGGCATCGAGTCCGTCGCCGCGGCATCCGATGACTCACCCAGCGGCCAGGCTGCCATCGAGGTCCAGGACGGCGAGCCTGTCTACACCGCACCTCAGCCGCCGGGGACACCGGCGCCCGAGCCGACGGTGTCGGAGGGGGACGTCCTGCTCGTCGGCACGCTATCGGACGCGGCAGACTCGATCGAGGCCGAGCAGACTGTGCGACAGCTGCGCACCGATCTCGACGAGGCGCTGGGCGCGGGTGTGGCGCTTGTCGGAGGTGAGACCGCGACCGACATCGACTCGAACGACACGTCGATCCGCGATCGCACCGTCATCATCCCGGTGATTCTGGCCGTCATCCTGGTGATCCTGATGCTGCTGCTGCGGTCGATCCTCGCCCCGGTGCTGCTGATCCTCACGGTGATCCTGTCCTTCGCCACAGCGCTCGGCGTGAGCGCTGTCGTGTTCGACTACGCCTTCGGCTTTCCGGGTGCCGACCCTGCGGTGCCGCTCTACGGATTCGTGTTCCTGGTTGCGCTGGGTGTCGACTACAACATCTTCCTGATGTCGCGCGTGCGTGAAGAGACCCTGGGCCACGGAACGCGACGGGGGATCCTCCGGGGCCTGGTCGCGACCGGCGGGGTGATCACCTCGGCGGGTCTCGTGCTGGCCGCGACGTTCGCCGCGCTCGGCGTCATCCCGATCCTTTTTCTCGCTCAGATCGCGTTCATCGTCGCGTTCGGCGTACTGCTCGACACGTTCGTGGTGCGGTCACTGCTCGTGCCTGCGCTGTCGTACGACATCGGCCGCCTGATCTGGTGGCCGTCCAAGCTGTGGCGTGCTGACGCTGAGCACCCGCTCGCTGAGCAGCCGACGGATGCTGAGCCCCGGATCGCTGACCCCGGGGTCGCTGAGCCCGTCGAAGCGGCCGTGGCCGCCGGAAGCATGACCCGAGCGGAGTACCGGCGTACGCTCGAGTCATGA
- the topA gene encoding type I DNA topoisomerase gives MAEGKKLVIVESPTKMRSIQGYLGDGYEVLSSVGHIRDLADKKDIPADKKQAYGKYSIDIDNGFDPYYVESERGRKTVAELKRALKGADELLLATDEDREGEAIAWHLLEALKPKVPVRRMVFHEITKDAIREAVDHTRELDLALVDAQETRRILDRLYGWDVSPVLWFKVQQGTSAGRVQSAATRMVVERERDRMAFVSASYWDIETLAVKEAASFAARLARVDGAPLARGTDFDDHGELKKAVLVLDEAGARTLAAAIEAAATASVSNLESKPGTRSPRAPFTTSTLQQEAGRKLSMSAKHAMSVAQRLYEKGFITYMRTDSTALSTQAVQAARAQAVEMYGEKAVPLNPRLYANKSKNAQEAHEAIRPSGEVFRKPSEVSGELDRDEQRLYDLIWKRTMASQMSDAKYETTTVTLAVDAGGRRVEFTASGTVYTFRGFLDAYEEGHDEKRSDADKAEDQSLPAVAVGDVLRLKDVEPKGHSTSPKPRFTEASLVKALEEKGIGRPSTFASIIDVILNRGYVSKRGQALIPSWLAFSVVRLLEEHFADLVDYDFTAALEDDLDAIARGEQKRVDWLKDFYFGSADQVGLRNIVENLGEIDARALNSTPIGDVATLRFGKYGPYLEIVDPTDAAAEPRRVNIPEDLAPDELTPAKAQELIDAPVAGDRVLGENPANGKLVVVKDGRYGPYVQEVDPPAPETESIDDATGEVIDVPEPAPKKRGAKKDAAPKPRTASLFKSMSVDTIDLETALRLLDLPRTVGADPESSEPITAQNGRYGPYLKKGTDSRTLASEQQLFDITLDEALAVYAQPKYGARGASSALKEFEADPVSGKPIKLKDGRFGPYVTDGETNATIPRGEDAMEISFDRAVQLIADKRAKGPAPKRTAARRTTTRKAPAKK, from the coding sequence TTGGCAGAAGGCAAGAAGCTCGTCATCGTCGAATCGCCGACGAAGATGAGGTCGATCCAGGGCTACCTCGGCGATGGCTACGAGGTGCTCAGCTCTGTCGGGCATATCCGCGATCTGGCCGACAAGAAGGACATCCCTGCGGACAAGAAGCAGGCCTACGGCAAGTACTCCATCGACATCGACAACGGCTTCGATCCCTACTATGTCGAGAGCGAGCGCGGACGGAAAACAGTCGCTGAGCTGAAGCGCGCGCTCAAGGGTGCCGACGAACTGCTCCTCGCCACAGATGAAGACCGCGAGGGAGAAGCCATCGCGTGGCACCTCCTCGAGGCGCTCAAGCCCAAGGTGCCGGTGCGGCGCATGGTCTTCCACGAGATCACGAAGGATGCGATCCGCGAGGCGGTCGATCACACTCGCGAACTCGACCTGGCGCTCGTCGATGCGCAGGAGACGCGCCGCATCCTCGACCGCCTGTACGGCTGGGATGTCAGCCCCGTCCTCTGGTTCAAGGTGCAGCAGGGCACGTCGGCCGGCCGCGTGCAGTCCGCGGCGACCCGCATGGTCGTCGAGCGCGAGCGAGACCGCATGGCCTTCGTCTCCGCGTCGTACTGGGACATCGAGACGCTCGCCGTCAAAGAGGCTGCGTCCTTCGCGGCCCGGCTCGCCCGCGTCGACGGTGCGCCCCTCGCACGCGGCACGGACTTCGACGATCACGGCGAGCTCAAGAAGGCCGTGCTGGTGCTCGACGAGGCTGGGGCGCGGACGCTCGCCGCCGCGATCGAGGCTGCGGCAACCGCATCCGTCTCGAATCTCGAGTCGAAGCCCGGAACCCGCAGCCCTCGTGCGCCGTTCACCACCTCGACCCTCCAGCAGGAGGCCGGGCGCAAGCTCTCGATGAGCGCGAAGCACGCCATGAGCGTCGCCCAGCGCCTGTACGAGAAGGGCTTCATCACCTACATGCGCACCGACTCGACCGCGCTGAGCACGCAGGCCGTTCAAGCCGCTCGTGCACAGGCCGTCGAGATGTACGGCGAGAAGGCCGTGCCCCTGAATCCGCGCCTCTACGCGAACAAGAGCAAGAACGCCCAGGAGGCGCACGAAGCGATCCGCCCGTCGGGCGAGGTGTTCCGCAAGCCCTCGGAGGTGTCGGGCGAGCTCGACCGCGACGAGCAGCGACTGTACGACCTCATCTGGAAGCGCACCATGGCCAGCCAGATGTCCGACGCGAAGTACGAGACGACGACGGTGACCCTTGCGGTCGACGCCGGCGGACGTCGCGTGGAGTTCACGGCATCCGGCACGGTCTACACGTTCCGGGGATTCCTCGACGCTTACGAAGAGGGCCACGACGAGAAACGCAGCGACGCAGACAAGGCCGAGGACCAGTCGCTGCCCGCCGTCGCGGTGGGCGACGTCCTGCGACTCAAGGACGTCGAGCCCAAAGGCCACTCGACCAGTCCCAAGCCGCGCTTCACCGAGGCGAGCCTCGTGAAGGCGCTGGAAGAGAAGGGGATCGGCCGGCCGTCCACGTTCGCGAGCATCATCGATGTGATCCTCAATCGCGGCTACGTCTCCAAGCGCGGCCAGGCCCTCATCCCGAGCTGGCTCGCATTCAGCGTCGTCCGCCTTCTCGAAGAGCACTTCGCCGACCTCGTCGACTATGACTTCACGGCCGCACTCGAGGATGACCTCGATGCCATCGCCCGCGGCGAGCAGAAGCGGGTCGACTGGCTGAAGGACTTCTACTTCGGGTCGGCAGACCAGGTCGGACTCCGCAACATCGTCGAGAATCTCGGCGAGATCGACGCGCGTGCGCTGAACTCGACTCCGATCGGGGATGTCGCCACGCTCCGTTTCGGCAAGTACGGGCCGTACCTCGAGATCGTCGACCCGACGGATGCCGCCGCCGAACCGCGTCGCGTGAACATCCCCGAGGATCTCGCTCCCGATGAGCTCACCCCGGCGAAGGCGCAGGAGCTCATCGACGCTCCGGTGGCCGGCGACCGCGTGCTGGGGGAGAATCCCGCCAACGGCAAGCTCGTCGTCGTCAAGGACGGCCGCTACGGTCCGTACGTGCAGGAGGTCGACCCGCCCGCGCCCGAGACCGAGTCCATCGATGATGCGACCGGCGAGGTCATCGACGTGCCAGAGCCCGCTCCGAAGAAGCGCGGCGCCAAGAAGGATGCCGCACCGAAGCCGCGCACGGCATCGCTCTTCAAGTCGATGTCGGTCGACACGATCGATCTCGAGACGGCGTTGCGTCTGCTCGACCTGCCCCGCACGGTCGGTGCCGACCCTGAGTCGAGTGAACCCATCACGGCGCAGAACGGGCGCTATGGCCCGTACCTCAAGAAGGGGACCGACTCGCGGACGCTGGCCAGCGAGCAGCAGCTGTTCGACATCACCCTCGACGAGGCGCTCGCGGTATATGCGCAGCCCAAGTACGGCGCGCGCGGCGCGAGCAGTGCGCTCAAGGAGTTCGAGGCAGACCCTGTCAGCGGCAAGCCCATCAAGCTGAAGGACGGCCGATTCGGCCCGTATGTGACCGATGGCGAGACGAACGCGACGATCCCTCGCGGCGAAGACGCCATGGAGATCAGCTTCGACCGCGCCGTGCAGCTGATCGCCGACAAGCGTGCGAAGGGCCCCGCTCCGAAGCGCACGGCCGCGCGTCGCACGACGACGCGCAAGGCGCCGGCCAAGAAGTGA